The window GTGCGAAGCGAACTCATCAGTCGGGGCCGCGGACTGTTCGACGCGGTGCTCTTCGACCGTGACGGGACGCTCGTGCACGACGTGCCGTACAACGGCGATCCGGACCTGGTCAGCCCGGTGCGCGGTGCCCGCGCCGCGCTTGACCGGCTCCGCGCCGCCGGCCTGCGGCTCGGTGTCGTCACCAACCAGTCCGGCCTGGCTCGCGGCCACTTCTCCGCCCACGACATGCGTCGGGTGCACGACCGGATCGAAGAACTCCTCGGCCCGTTCGACACCTGGCAGATCTGCCCGCACGACGACGGCGACGGCTGCCGTTGCCGTAAACCAGCACCGGGCATGGTCCTGGCCGCCGCCCGGGAACTGGGCACCACCGCTGGGCGGTGCGTCGTGGTCGGCGACATCGGCCGGGACATCGTCGCCGCCGGTGCCGCCGGCGCGACCGGCATCCTGGTACCCACCGAGACGACCCGACCGCAGGAGACGGCCGCCGCTCCCGCCGTCGCCGGTGACCTGGCCGGCGCCGTCGATCTCATTCTGCGTCGCCACCGGGCGGCTGCCCCCGACGGGCCCGGCCGGCGTGGCGGCCGGGTTCTGGTCGTGCGCTCCGACTCGGTCGGCGACGTGCTGGTCACCGGGCCGGCGATCCGCGCCGTGGCGGCCGGGGCGGACGAGGTGGTCATGCTCTGCGGGCCACGTGGCCGGGCCGCCGCCGAACTGCTGCCCGGTGTCGGCGAGCTGATCGAGTGGCCGCTGCCGTGGATCGACCCGGATCCCGCGCCGGTGGACCCGGCCGACCTGACCCGGCTGACGGACCGGTTGGCCGAGGTCGGCGCCGACGAGGCGATCATCTTCACCTCCTTTCACCAGTCGCCGCTGCCGCTGGCGCTGCTGCTGCGGCAGGCCGGGGTGGACCGGATCGCGGCGATCAGCGACGACTACCCCGGCACCCTGCTCGACGTGCGCCACCGGGTGCCGCCGGGCGTACCGGAGCCGGAACGCGCGTTGTCGCTGGCCGCCGCCGCCGGGTTCACGCTGCCCGGCGACGACGAACCGGTGCTGCGGCTGCGCCCGGGCTGTCTGCGGCCGGCCGCCGGGCCGGCGCCGCAGGAGCCCGGCGTGGGTGTGTGCCACCGCAGGCCGGAGCCGGACCGGGCCGGACCACCGGGCTACGTCGTCGTGCACCCCGGATCCTCCGTCGAGTCCCGCGCCTGCCCGCCGGAGCGGTGCGCCGCGTTCGTCGACGCGCTGCACGCCGCCGGGCACCGGGTGGTGGTCACCGGCGGCCCCGGTGAGCGGGCGCTGAGCCACCGGGTCGCCGGCCGGTCCGGCGTCGACCTCGGTGGTCAGACCTCGCTGGCCCGGCTCGCCGCGATCATCGCGCAGGCCGGTGCGCTGGTCGTCGGCAACACCGGGCCGGCACACCTCGCGGCGGCGGTCGGCACCCCGGTGGTCAGCCTGTTCGCGCCGACGGTGCCGTTCGGCCAGTGGGGCCCCTACCGGGTGCCCTGGGTCCGGCTCGGCGACCCGGTCGCCGGCTGCCGCAACACCCGGGCCGCCCGCTGCCCGGTGCCGGGCCATCCGTGTCTGTCGACGGTCTCCCCGGACAGCGTGGTCGAGGCCGTCGACCTGATCTGCGGGACGGCCGGATGAACATCTTCCTCTGGCACGTCCACGGATCGTGGACCACCGCGTTCGTCCACGGCAAGCACCACTACCTGGTGCCGGTCACCCCGGACCGGGGGCCGTACGGGCTGGGTCGGGCGCGCACCTACCCGTGGCCGGACGGCGTCACCGAGATCCGGCCCGGGCAGCTCGCCGCCGCCGAGGTCGACCTGGCGATCCTGCAACGCCCCGAGGAGCTCGACCTGGCCACCAGCTGGCTCGGCCGTACCGTCGGTCGGGACGTGCCGGCGGTCTACGTCGAACACAACACGCCAAAGGGCGACGTGCCGACCAGCCGGCACCCGATGGCCGACCGCGACGACCTCACCGTGGTCCACGTCACCCACTTCAACGACCTGTTCTGGGACACCGGCGGCACCCGGACCCGGGTGATCGAGCACGGCATCGTCGCCCCGGCCGCCCGCTACAGCGGCGAACTCGACCGGCTCGCCGTGGTGACCAACGAGCCGGTACGCCGCCGCCGGGTCACCGGCACCGACCTGATGCCCCGGTTCGCCCGGGTCGCCCCGCTGGACGTGTACGGGATGGGGGTCGCCGGGCTGCCCGAGGCGCTCGGCGGGCCGGCTGCCGGGCAGTTGGCCGTCCACGACGACGTACCGCAGTCGGTGATGCACGCCGAGGTGGCCCGCCGCCGCGCGTACCTGCATCTGTGCCGGTGGACCTCACTCGGCCTGAGCCTGATCGAGGCGATGTCGATGGGCATGCCGGTGGTCGTCCTCGGCACCACCGAGGCGGTCGCCGCGGTACCGCCGTCGGCCGGGGTGCTCGCCACCCGGGTGCAGACCCTGGTCGACGCCGCCCAGTGGCTGATCGACGAGCCGGACGCGGCCCGCCGGCTCGGTGACGGCGCGCGGCGCGCGGCGCAGGACCGATACGGACTGGACCGGTTCCTCGCGGACTGGGACGAGCTGCTGGAGGAGGCGCTATGCGCATCGCGATGATCTCGGAGCATGCCAGCCCGCTCGCCGCGCTCGGCGGGGTGGACGCCGGCGGCCAGAACACGCACGTCGCGGAGCTGTCCACCGCGCTCGCCGCCGACGGCCACGAGGTCCGGGTGTTCACCCGCCGGGACGCCCCGGACCTGCCGGAACTGGTGCAGCTGGACAACGGGGTGGCGGTGGTGCACGTGCCGGCCGGACCGGCCGAGCACATCGCCAAGGACGACCTGCTGCCGCACATGGCGCAGTTCAGCCAGTGGCTGGCCGGGCAGTGGAGCCACGACTGGATCCCGGCGGTCGCACACGCGCACTTCTGGATGAGCGGGCTGGCTGCGGTGCACGCCGGCCAGCTGACCGGGGTGCCGGTGGTGCAGACCTACCACGCGCTGGGCACGGTCAAGCGCCGCCACCAGGGCGCGATGGACACCAGTCCGCCCCGGCGCATCGGCTACGAGCGGGCGTTGGGCCGCAGCGTCGACCGGGTGGTCGCGCAGTCCCAGGACGAGGTCGCCGAGCTGATCAGGATGGGGGTGCCCCGGGGCCGGCTGTCGGTGGTGCCGTCCGGCGTCAACGAGCGGACCTTCGCCCCGGACGGACCGGCCGTGCCGCGCGACGAGGGCCGGCCTCGGGTGCTGACCGTCGGCCGGCTGGTGGCCCGCAAGGGTTTCCAGGACGTCGTACGGGCCATGCAGCTCGTACCGGACGCGGAGTGCGTCGTGGTGGGCGGCCCGCCGGCCGCCGAACTGGACACCGACCCGCAGGCCCGGCAGCTGCGCCAGTTGGCCGAGTCGTGCGGGGTCGGTGACCGGGTCCGGCTCGTCGGTGGGGTGCCCCGGGAACAGATGCCGTCCTGGTACCGGTCGGCCGACGTGCTGGTCGCCGCCCCGTGGTACGAGCCGTTCGGGCTCACTCCGCTGGAGGCGATGGCCTGCGGCGTGCCGGTGGTCGGCACGGCCGTGGGTGGGCTGACCGACACTGTCGTCGACGGCCTCACCGGCGATCTGGTACCGCCCCGGGACCCACGGGCGCTCGGTATGGCGTTGCGCCGGTTGCTCAACGACCGGGTCCGGCGGTTCGCCTACGCCACCGCCGCGCTGGACCGGGCGCGGCAGTGCTACTCGTGGCAGCGCGCGGCGGCGCAGCTGACCGCGATCTACGGCACGGTCAGCGGGGTGCGGCAGCCGAGCCGGGTGGTGGCCTGAGATGTCCGACGTGACCTCGATGTCCGACGTGACCT is drawn from Micromonospora sp. Llam0 and contains these coding sequences:
- a CDS encoding HAD-IIIA family hydrolase; amino-acid sequence: MRSELISRGRGLFDAVLFDRDGTLVHDVPYNGDPDLVSPVRGARAALDRLRAAGLRLGVVTNQSGLARGHFSAHDMRRVHDRIEELLGPFDTWQICPHDDGDGCRCRKPAPGMVLAAARELGTTAGRCVVVGDIGRDIVAAGAAGATGILVPTETTRPQETAAAPAVAGDLAGAVDLILRRHRAAAPDGPGRRGGRVLVVRSDSVGDVLVTGPAIRAVAAGADEVVMLCGPRGRAAAELLPGVGELIEWPLPWIDPDPAPVDPADLTRLTDRLAEVGADEAIIFTSFHQSPLPLALLLRQAGVDRIAAISDDYPGTLLDVRHRVPPGVPEPERALSLAAAAGFTLPGDDEPVLRLRPGCLRPAAGPAPQEPGVGVCHRRPEPDRAGPPGYVVVHPGSSVESRACPPERCAAFVDALHAAGHRVVVTGGPGERALSHRVAGRSGVDLGGQTSLARLAAIIAQAGALVVGNTGPAHLAAAVGTPVVSLFAPTVPFGQWGPYRVPWVRLGDPVAGCRNTRAARCPVPGHPCLSTVSPDSVVEAVDLICGTAG
- a CDS encoding glycosyltransferase, with amino-acid sequence MNIFLWHVHGSWTTAFVHGKHHYLVPVTPDRGPYGLGRARTYPWPDGVTEIRPGQLAAAEVDLAILQRPEELDLATSWLGRTVGRDVPAVYVEHNTPKGDVPTSRHPMADRDDLTVVHVTHFNDLFWDTGGTRTRVIEHGIVAPAARYSGELDRLAVVTNEPVRRRRVTGTDLMPRFARVAPLDVYGMGVAGLPEALGGPAAGQLAVHDDVPQSVMHAEVARRRAYLHLCRWTSLGLSLIEAMSMGMPVVVLGTTEAVAAVPPSAGVLATRVQTLVDAAQWLIDEPDAARRLGDGARRAAQDRYGLDRFLADWDELLEEALCASR
- a CDS encoding glycosyltransferase, with protein sequence MRIAMISEHASPLAALGGVDAGGQNTHVAELSTALAADGHEVRVFTRRDAPDLPELVQLDNGVAVVHVPAGPAEHIAKDDLLPHMAQFSQWLAGQWSHDWIPAVAHAHFWMSGLAAVHAGQLTGVPVVQTYHALGTVKRRHQGAMDTSPPRRIGYERALGRSVDRVVAQSQDEVAELIRMGVPRGRLSVVPSGVNERTFAPDGPAVPRDEGRPRVLTVGRLVARKGFQDVVRAMQLVPDAECVVVGGPPAAELDTDPQARQLRQLAESCGVGDRVRLVGGVPREQMPSWYRSADVLVAAPWYEPFGLTPLEAMACGVPVVGTAVGGLTDTVVDGLTGDLVPPRDPRALGMALRRLLNDRVRRFAYATAALDRARQCYSWQRAAAQLTAIYGTVSGVRQPSRVVA